The following proteins are co-located in the Oryzias melastigma strain HK-1 linkage group LG8, ASM292280v2, whole genome shotgun sequence genome:
- the LOC112146226 gene encoding probable ATP-dependent RNA helicase DHX58 — MADFGLFDYQEEVVERALKRENIIIWLPTGGGKTRAAVYVAKRHLETTENAKVVVLVNKVHLVDQHYNKEFEPHLGSIYKLIKVSGVSEEKDFFGKVVKSNDLIICTAQILYNALINKEEAKHVELSDITLLIIDECHHTHKEAVYNKVMRCYVEKKLKGEGRLPQILGLTASPGTGGAKILGDAVEHVLEICANLDSAIVSTKNYEPELKKKVPRPTKTFDIVEKRHADPLGDQLKWMMKQIHEFMNLPHDVRLRECGTQEYEADVVILEQRGVRENNRLMAQCALHLRQYNDALLINDTLRMMDAYRSLEDFYAEKTNAAMDGTDFFLLGLFEENQVELRKLAADSCFENPNMAKLETVLLQQFGPNVKSRGILFSKTRKSTHCLYEMADFGLFDYQEEVVERALKRENIIIWLPTGGGKTRAAVYVAKRHLETTENAKVIVLVNKVHLVDQHYNKEFEPHLGSIYKLIKVSGVSEEKDFFGKVVKSNDLIICTAQILYNALINKEEAKHVELSDITLLIIDECHHTHKEAVYNKVMRCYVEKKLKGEGRLPQILGLTASPGTGGARNLEDVVEHVLEICANLDSAIVSTKNYEPELKKKVPRPTKTFDIVEKRHADPLGDQLKWMMKQIHEFMNLPHDVRLRECGTQEYEADVVILEQQGVRENNRLVAQCALHLRQYNDALLINDTLRMMDAYRSLEDFYAEKTPMDEIDVSLLGLFKENQVELRKLAADARFENPNMAKLESVLLQQFGPNVKSRGILFSKTRKSTHCLYDWILKSRALQRAGIKAAILTGAGNGITYMTQNEQADTIRRFRQGDLNLLISTSVAEEGLDIPECNLVVRYELLTNEIAQQQASGRARAVDSQYSVVAREGGKAVQREHINDDLEELIAEAIPVVQKMTPQNFRRKILELQTQAEANNKILESKKMEKRGQYAASSIRLLCRNCSKHVASGSDIRLLENTHYVNINPDFKEHFKVGEMKELERTFEDWEPGCRISCNYENCNKKWGYEIKYKKVCDLANMAISNFALETPDGRLTVKKWKDVPFAVEDFNFEQYCLDHYPDLFD, encoded by the exons ATGGCAGATTTTGGACTGTTCGATTACCAAGAGGAAGTGGTAGAAAGGGCACTGAAGAGGGAAAACATCATTATTTGGCTGCCAACTGGTGGCGGGAAGACCCGAGCAGCGGTGTATGTGGCCAAACGGCACCTGGAGACCACAGAAAACGCCAAAGTGGTAGTTTTAGTCAACAAG GTGCACCTAGTTGATCAACATTACAACAAAGAGTTCGAGCCTCACCTGGGCAGCATTTATAAACTCATAAAGGTCAGCGGAGTGAGTGAGGAGAAAGATTTCTTCGGGAAAGTGGTGAAAAGCAACGATTTGATCATCTGCACCGCACAGATTCTGTATAACGCTCTGATTAACAAAGAGGAAGCCAAACATGTGGAGCTCTCAG ACATCACTCTTCTGATCATCGACGAGTGCCACCACACTCACAAGGAGGCGGTTTACAACAAAGTGATGCGATGCTACGTGGAGAAAAAGCTCAAAGGAGAAGGCCGGCTGCCACAGATTCTGGGTCTCACCGCATCGCCGGGGACCGGAGGGGCAAAGATCCTGGGGGATGCTGTGGAGCATGTACTGGAG ATTTGCGCCAACTTGGACTCGGCTATAGTGTCGACCAAAAACTATGAGCCGGAACTGAAGAAAAAGGTGCCCCGCCCCACCAAGACCTTCGACATTGTAGAGAAAAGACATGCt GATCCACTCGGAGATCAGCTGAAATGGATGATGAAGCAGATCCACGAGTTCATGAACCTTCCTCATGATGTCAGGCTCAGAGAATGTGGAACACAGGAGTATGAAGCAGATGTGGTGATTTTAGAGCAACGAG GAGTTCGAGAGAACAACAGATTGATGGCACAGTGTGCACTCCACCTCAGACAGTACAATGACGCTCTGCTCATCAATGACACTCTACGAATGATGGATGCCTATCGCTCCCTGGAGGATTTCTATGCTGAAAAGACAAATGCAGCCATGGATGGAACAGACTTTTTCTTGTTGGGCCTTTTCGAAG AAAATCAAGTGGAGTTGAGGAAACTTGCAGCCGATTCTTGTTTTGAGAACCCAAATATGGCCAAACTGGAGACCGTCCTGCTGCAGCAGTTTGGTCCAAATGTCAAATCGAGAGGGATCCTCTTTTCTAAGACCCGCAAAAGCACCCACTGTCTGTACGA GATGGCAGATTTTGGACTGTTCGATTACCAAGAGGAAGTAGTAGAAAGGGCACTGAAGAGGGAAAACATCATTATTTGGCTGCCAACTGGTGGTGGGAAGACCCGAGCAGCGGTGTATGTGGCCAAACGGCACCTGGAGACCACAGAAAACGCCAAAGTGATAGTTTTAGTCAACAAG GTACACCTAGTTGATCAGCATTACAACAAAGAGTTCGAGCCTCACCTGGGCAGCATTTATAAACTCATAAAGGTCAGCGGAGTGAGTGAAGAGAAAGATTTCTTCGGGAAAGTGGTGAAAAGCAACGATTTGATCATCTGCACCGCACAGATTCTATATAACGCTCTGATTAACAAGGAGGAAGCCAAACATGTGGAGCTCTCAG ACATCACTCTTCTGATCATCGACGAGTGCCACCACACTCACAAGGAGGCGGTTTACAACAAAGTGATGCGATGCTACGTGGAGAAAAAGCTCAAAGGAGAAGGCCGGCTGCCGCAGATTCTGGGTCTCACCGCATCGCCGGGGACCGGAGGGGCAAGGAACCTGGAGGATGTTGTGGAGCATGTACTGGAG ATTTGCGCCAACTTGGACTCGGCTATAGTGTCGACCAAAAACTATGAGCCGGAACTGAAGAAAAAGGTGCCCCGCCCCACCAAGACCTTCGACATTGTGGAGAAAAGACATGCt GATCCACTCGGAGATCAGCTGAAATGGATGATGAAGCAGATCCACGAGTTCATGAACCTTCCTCATGATGTCAGGCTCAGAGAATGTGGAACACAGGAGTATGAAGCAGACGTGGTGATTTTAGAGCAACAAG GAGTTCGAGAGAACAACAGATTGGTGGCACAGTGTGCACTCCACCTCAGACAGTACAATGATGCTCTGCTCATCAATGACACTCTACGAATGATGGATGCCTATCGCTCCCTGGAGGATTTTTATGCTGAAAAGACACCCATGGATGAAATAGACGTTTCCTTGTTGGGCCTTTTCAAAG AAAATCAAGTGGAGTTGAGGAAACTTGCAGCCGATGCTCGTTTTGAGAACCCAAATATGGCCAAACTAGAGAGCGTCCTGCTGCAGCAGTTTGGTCCAAATGTCAAATCGAGAGGGATCCTCTTTTCTAAGACCCGCAAAAGCACCCACTGTCTGTACGACTGGATCCTCAAAAGCAGGGCCTTGCAGAGAGCAGGCATCAAAGCAGCCATCCTCACCGGCGCTGGGAACGGCATCACTTACATGACACAG aATGAACAGGCAGACACCATTCGCAGGTTTCGCCAGGGTGATCTCAACCTCCTGATCTCAACCAGCGTGGCTGAAGAAGGCCTCGACATCCCAGAGTGCAACCTGGTGGTGCGCTACGAACTGCTCACGAATGAGATCGCTCAGCAGCAAGCGAGTGGACGGGCCAGAGCAGTAGACAGCCAGTACTCGGTGGTTGCTCGGGAAGGTGGAAAGGCGGTCCAGCGGGAACACATCAACGATGATCTGGAGGAGCTGATTGCAGAAGCCATCCCCGTGGTGCAGAAAATGACTCCGCAAAATTTTCGCAGAAAG ATATTAGAGCTCCAAACTCAGGCCGAAGCCAACAACAAAATTTTGGAGAGTAAAAAGATGGAGAAGAGAGGTCAATACGCTGCTTCCAGTATCCGGTTGCTGTGTCGAAACTGTTCCAAGCATGTGGCTTCTGGCAGCGACATCAGACTTCTGGAAAATACTCATTATGTCAACATCAATCCAGACTTCAA GGAACACTTCAAAGTTGGTGAGATGAAGGAGCTAGAAAGAACCTTCGAGGACTGGGAGCCTGGCTGCAGAATCAGCTGTAATTACGAAAACTGCAATAAG AAATGGGGATATGAGATAAAGTACAAGAAGGTTTGCGATCTAGCAAATATGGCCATCTCCAACTTTGCCCTAGAGACTCCGGATGGAAGGCTAACTGTGAAGAAGTGGAAAGACGTTCCATTTGCAGTTGAGGACTTCAACTTTGAACAATACTGCCTGGACCACTACCCTGACCTCTTTGATTGA
- the dhx58 gene encoding probable ATP-dependent RNA helicase DHX58 — translation MADFGLFDYQEEVVERALKRENIIIWLPTGGGKTRAAVYVAKRHLETTENAKVVVLVNKVHLVDQHYNKEFEPHLGSIYKLIKVSGVSEEKDFFGKVVQRNNLIICTAQILYNALINKEEAKHVELSDITLLIIDECHHTHKEAVYNKVMRCYVEKKLKGEGRLPQILGLTASPGTGGAKILGDAVEHVLEICANLDSAIVSTKNYEPELKKKVPRPTKTFDIVEKRHADPLGDHLKWMMKQIHEFMNLPRDVRLRECGTQEYEADVVILEQRGVRENDRLMAQCALHLRQYNDALLINDTLRMMDAYRSLEDFYAEKTNAAMDGTDFFLLGLFEENQVELRNLAADACFENPNMAKLESVLLQQFGPNVKSRGILFSKTRKSTHCLYDWILKSRALQRAGIKAAILTGAGNGITYMTQNEQADTIRRFRQGDLNLLISTSVAEEGLDIPECNLVVRYGLLTNEIAQQQASGRARAVNSQYSVVARAGGKEVRREHINEHLEELTAEAIAVVQKMTPQNFRRKILELQTQAAITNKILESKKMEKRGRYAASSIRLLCRNCFQPVASGSDIRLLENAHYVNINPDFKNHFKVGGKVMLPRTFEDWEPGCRISCSNRNCNKEWGFEMKYKKAFYLPNMAISNFALETPHERLTVKKWKDVPFAVEDFNFEQYCLDHYPDLFD, via the exons ATGGCAGATTTTGGACTGTTCGATTACCAAGAGGAAGTAGTAGAAAGGGCACTGAAGAGGGAAAACATCATTATTTGGCTGCCAACTGGTGGTGGGAAGACCCGAGCAGCGGTGTATGTGGCCAAACGGCACCTGGAGACCACAGAAAACGCCAAAGTGGTAGTTTTAGTCAACAAG GTGCACCTAGTTGATCAGCATTACAACAAAGAGTTCGAGCCTCACCTGGGCAGCATTTATAAACTCATAAAGGTCAGCGGAGTGAGTGAGGAGAAAGATTTCTTCGGGAAAGTGGTGCAAAGGAACAATTTGATCATCTGCACCGCACAGATTCTGTATAACGCTCTGATTAACAAGGAGGAAGCCAAACATGTGGAGCTCTCAG ACATCACTCTTCTGATCATCGACGAGTGCCACCACACTCACAAGGAGGCGGTTTACAACAAAGTGATGCGATGCTACGTGGAGAAAAAGCTCAAAGGAGAAGGCCGGCTGCCACAGATTCTGGGTCTCACCGCATCGCCGGGGACCGGAGGGGCAAAGATCCTGGGGGATGCTGTGGAGCATGTACTGGAG ATTTGCGCCAACTTGGACTCGGCTATAGTGTCGACCAAAAACTATGAGCCGGAACTGAAGAAAAAGGTGCCCCGCCCCACCAAGACCTTCGACATTGTGGAGAAAAGACATGCt GATCCACTCGGAGATCATCTGAAGTGGATGATGAAGCAGATCCACGAGTTCATGAACCTTCCTCGTGATGTCAGGCTCAGAGAATGTGGAACACAGGAGTATGAAGCAGATGTGGTGATTTTAGAGCAACGAG GAGTTCGAGAAAACGACAGATTGATGGCACAGTGTGCACTCCACCTCAGACAGTACAATGACGCTCTGCTCATCAATGACACCCTACGAATGATGGATGCCTATCGCTCCCTGGAGGATTTCTATGCTGAAAAGACAAATGCAGCCATGGATGGAACAGACTTTTTCTTGTTGGGCCTTTTCGAAG AAAATCAAGTGGAGTTGAGGAATCTTGCAGCCGATGCTTGTTTTGAGAACCCAAATATGGCCAAACTGGAGAGCGTCCTGCTGCAGCAGTTTGGTCCAAATGTCAAATCGAGAGGGATCCTCTTTTCTAAGACCCGCAAAAGCACCCACTGTCTGTACGACTGGATCCTCAAAAGCAGGGCCTTGCAGAGAGCAGGCATCAAAGCAGCCATCCTCACCGGCGCTGGGAACGGTATCACTTACATGACACAG AATGAACAGGCAGACACCATTCGCAGGTTTCGCCAGGGTGATCTCAACCTCCTGATCTCAACCAGCGTGGCTGAAGAAGGCCTCGACATCCCAGAGTGCAACCTGGTGGTGCGCTACGGACTGCTCACGAATGAGATTGCTCAGCAGCAAGCGAGCGGCCGGGCCAGAGCCGTGAACAGCCAGTACTCGGTGGTTGCTCGGGCAGGTGGAAAGGAGGTCCGGCGGGAACACATCAATGAACATCTGGAGGAGCTGACTGCAGAGGCCATCGCCGTGGTGCAGAAAATGACTCCGCAAAATTTTCGCAGGAAG ATATTAGAGCTCCAAACTCAAGCTGCAATCACCAACAAAATTTTGGAGAGTAAAAAGATGGAGAAGAGAGGTCGCTACGCTGCTTCCAGCATCCGGTTGCTGTGTCGAAACTGTTTTCAGCCTGTGGCTTCTGGCAGCGACATCAGACTTCTGGAAAATGCTCATTATGTCAACATTAATCCAGACTTCAA GAACCACTTCAAAGTTGGCGGGAAGGTGATGTTACCAAGAACCTTCGAGGACTGGGAGCCTGGCTGCAGAATCAGCTGTAGTAACAGAAACTGCAATAAG GAATGGGGGTTTGAGATGAAGTACAAGAAGGCTTTCTATCTCCCCAATATGGCCATCTCCAACTTTGCCCTGGAGACTCCGCATGAAAGGCTGACTGTGAAGAAGTGGAAAGACGTTCCATTTGCAGTTGAGGACTTCAACTTTGAGCAGTACTGCCTGGACCACTACCCTGACCTCTTTGATTGA